The Bifidobacterium asteroides genomic interval AACGTCCTGGTGCTGGGCCAAGACACCCGCGACGGCAAGGGCAATGCCGAGGTGGGCGGCAGCGGCGACGGCCTGGAGGAGAACCACCAGTCGGATACGGCCATGGTGGTCCAGATCGCCGCCGACCGCTCCTATGTGAATGTGGTCTCCATTCCCAGGGACTCCATCGTGAACGCCCCGGCCTGCACCACCAGCAAGGGGGAGACCATCCCGGCCCGCCGCCAGGTCATGTTCAACTCCATCTTCGCCGAGGGCTACAGCCAGGGCGGCGATGCCAATTCGGCCGCCAGCTGCTCCCTGGCGGCGGTCCGTTCCCTGACCGGCTTGGACATCCAGCAGTTTGTGGTGGCTGACTTCAACGGCCTCAAGTCCATCATCGACGCCCTGGGCGGGGTCGACGTGTGCATCCCCAAGGACACCTGGGACGGCTATACCGGCATCAACCTGAAGCGCGGCCTGCATCATCTGGACGGCACCCAGGCCACCGAGTACGCTCGCATGCGCCACGGAACCGGCGCCGACGGGTCGGACATCATGCGCACCACCCGCCAGCAGTATCTGATCAAGAGCCTGGTCAACGAGGCCAAGACCGTCAACATCTATTCCGACCTGCCCAAGGCCTACCGTCTGGCCACCACCTCCATGTCCACCCTGCAGCTGAGCGAGGGGCTGGGCAGCTTCCAGACCCTGCTGGGCCTGGGCAATTCGCTCAAGCATATAGACACCACACATATCTACGCCCGGACCATACCTGTCGAGGAATGGTCCCAGGACAACAACCGGGTGGTGTGGACGGACGAGGCCGAAACCATCTGGCACCTGCTGCGAGAGGGCAAGCCTTTGACCCAGGCCAATGAGGACGCAGAGTCGGCCTCCTCATCAGGCAGCCAGGCCGGCAATGGTCAGGATGCCCAGAGCGCCCAAAACCCGCAGAGTGCCACTCAGACGGCTGGCAACGGCTCTGACACAGGGGACGGCACCCAATCCCCCTCCGCATCCGCCGCTGCTCTTCCCAAGCCCGATCCCCGTACCGGACTGATCACCATGCCCGACAAGACCCTGATCGATCCCAACACGGGCGGGACCGTCGATCCGGACGACGGAACCATCAGGGATGCGAACACCGGACAGTACATCGGCATGGCGGACCGCTACCTGTTTGCTACGGTCTGTGCGGTTCCGGCGCAGAGATAGCCGATTAAGCCCCTCTGGGTCGTTCAGGCATGCTATTGCTGACCTAGTCGGCCAAAGCTACGGAGGTTAAGGGTATGCGGACTGGATCAGACCAAGGCGGACAAGGACAGGAGCCTCCTAGCTTCATGCCCTCCGGGCATCACCGTCCGGCGGCCGACCCCAGATCTCCAGGCACCGAGGCTAGACACAGCCGTAACCAGACGCCCCCCAGCTTCTCCCCCTCCTCCGGGACGGGGCATCAGAAAGCCAGACGCACCAGTGGCTCCTCGAAAACTACACCCAGGCCGGCGGCTGCAGCCGCACCTGTTAAAAATGACTGGGGCAACAGCAACAACCGGAACATGCGGAACGGCACTGCCCTCGTCCGTAAACACCCAGTGCGCAAGTTCGTAATCATTCTGCTGCTG includes:
- a CDS encoding LCP family protein, with amino-acid sequence MTSPTRKMGLPNIKAGRNGKPQHSDGFRSSHRLRTGICLALTFVLCFVASTVAAFWTDINGHMHVLEPVSLAQTHKAPEDIYKGKTLNVLVLGQDTRDGKGNAEVGGSGDGLEENHQSDTAMVVQIAADRSYVNVVSIPRDSIVNAPACTTSKGETIPARRQVMFNSIFAEGYSQGGDANSAASCSLAAVRSLTGLDIQQFVVADFNGLKSIIDALGGVDVCIPKDTWDGYTGINLKRGLHHLDGTQATEYARMRHGTGADGSDIMRTTRQQYLIKSLVNEAKTVNIYSDLPKAYRLATTSMSTLQLSEGLGSFQTLLGLGNSLKHIDTTHIYARTIPVEEWSQDNNRVVWTDEAETIWHLLREGKPLTQANEDAESASSSGSQAGNGQDAQSAQNPQSATQTAGNGSDTGDGTQSPSASAAALPKPDPRTGLITMPDKTLIDPNTGGTVDPDDGTIRDANTGQYIGMADRYLFATVCAVPAQR